The Spea bombifrons isolate aSpeBom1 chromosome 4, aSpeBom1.2.pri, whole genome shotgun sequence genome segment GGCCACTCCAGGATCAGGGAAAAGAGTCTGTCCAGAATCGCCCTAAGATCCTCAGGTCGCTCACCTTCAGGAAGACCCCGCACCCGAATATTGGACCGCCGCCCTCGGTTATCGAGGTCCTCCAGATGATAAAATAAATCCGCCATCTGATGGGAACAGGAGCGGCAGTGGGCCGATAGCTGGCGTTCGACCTCTCCGGTCCTGGTGTCAACACCGGTGACCCTCTCGTCAAGGCGGGAAACTTCAGCCCGTAAGGCCGCGACCTCGGCCCGGACCGTTTGCTTGACTTCTGCCACGAGGAGACTGAAGTCGTCCTTGGTGGGCAGAGACGAAAACAGTCGGCGCCACTCAGGCGAAGGCGGTCCCGAGGCACTCGCTGCGGGCGGCAGGGAATCTCCATCCTCCGAGGCCCCAGAGCAGGCGGGAGTCTGCGCCATATTGGAGTCATCCGGCTGAGTCTGCAGCAGCTGCGGAGTGGTAAAATAGCCTCTCAACGACGCGGGTTGAGACCTGCCGCTAGACGCCGGGGTAGTCGGCTCCGGGGGACCCTTTTTAGTGCGGCCCATTGCGAATTACACCGGGGTGTCTGCGAATCTCAGGGCGGGCGGCGCGGAGCAAACAGATCAGGCAGCCATCTTCTTCGCCAGGCCAGCCACGcccctgtgtgttttttttacacacattttatttcaggtataaatttacagcatctcctgagtacagtgataccactcacGCATGGCTTTGTTGGGTtgttggggaggggggtaaaggccacattttttaatttcgaCATCTGATCAGTTTGTGCCCATGTGCTTTTTGGTTCATCTTTTTAACAGGTCGATTTATTCAATCAAatcttaaattttttaaaactacacACGTCATGGGCATTTAAAACGCCAGTATTTTCactgaggcattacagcaacacccttTGGGAGAAGAGATCGACCGTACATCACTTTCTACACTTTGACATGCTACGTCAATTGTTGTCAATGTGatgtttttccgtgacgtgtCCGGCaaatcaattgtcatcaagggggtAAATTTGAGTCCCTGTCTATATTTAAAAATCGTATTCTGTTAATCCTAGAATactaaaaagcagaaaaaaatattagactGTGAAGTTCCAGTTTAACTTAACAAATtgccacattattattattatttattgttttatatagtgccatcaaattctgtagcgctgaacaatgggtagacaggacataacaagtagtatgtaacataacatatTGGTTTAGTGGCAATTGTGTATTGCCTGTCCACATATGTCTCATCTTACTAGACATTTGCattagtttttggcccattcattttcggacaacaaattcCATGTCCTGTCTGTTCCTTGCACACAAAAATTGGGGGTCATTTAAAATTCATGTCCAGcacccacatttactctcactctatcacactctcattttcgttcactctctctcatgctcttcatgctctctccctaccttttctgccgaGCAATTCCACTTCAGTGTCTTGCAGCACCGCTTCTGCTTTTGTCCTgcattttcttctccttttcctatCTTCTATCTTATCTTTTCTCTATTCCCCATCTCTTCAGACAAAACCTCCTGGCAAACGTCTGtgaaaatggtggagcttccagtGATGTTCTATACCATGCCCCTTCATACGCGTTtgaggacatcaccagaagctccaccatttggGCAGAAGTTCACACAAAGTTACGTAACATAAAATAGCggctctgccattttggtggaggTTCACATAAGGCTACTGTAGCGCAATATGGAGGAGCTTTCAGAGACATTGTTTCCCCAATTCTCTAATTGGGGAAGAGgaagtcaccagaagctctgtcattttggcggaagttcacaTAGGTTTATCTTAGGGTAAAATGGTGTAGCTTCTGGTGACTGTAAAGATCTGGGTCTGGCCTAATTTTCTGAGATTTATATGAATTGATAAAATTGGCACATCTTGTTAAATTTGccatttgtacaaatccaaatgcacaagtctagaacAGACTATGACTCCAATAGAAGCATGAGACTATAAGGCTCCTGTTTAACAATGGAATGCTAgttgtatttttatacatttctgtacatttgtataaaaataatttgtagtaATTAATGCTCACAAATTAATCACAAAAGGCTATTTAAAAATCCTTTTTAGACATTATCTAGATGAATAATACTAATGTAATCTCAGGGGATTGTGAAAacaaacaatttcattttaaaaaaaacatatatatatataagctacaGCCAAGACAATCAGAGACTTGCAGAATCTGCGAGCAACATTGAtttcttttgatttatttttgcattactTCACGTACACTGATCTAATGATGGGGGAAAACAGTTACTATTTAGATTACTTTAGTTCattacattattaatttatgttcGATGTAAATATTCTGagataaagatataaaaatTGTCATAATATTGTACTTTTATACAATacttttttataaagaaatattctTTTTGCTAATTTTTGCAGAACAGTTCTAagctttgaaaaatatatattaaaataatgcacttaaatgtttttaaatatttaattgccTCTGAAAACCGGTaacatttctttaaacaaaacattgtacGACAATGCTGTTTGCAACTATCAATTTGAGCTATGGTAAGGTTGCTGCTTAATCTGGATGGAATACTGTTCCCAATTAGAGGTGAAGTATTAGGGTCACACTGTTTCATTTCATTATTGTGATAAATAGGTTTGTAGTGTGCAATATATAGGTATATTTCATTCTGTGGTGTTATATAAAAGTGTGAGACTAAGTAAGTAAGCATAAATTTTGATAAGCCAGAAAAAGCCAGATAACATTCTTTATGTTAACCTCCCTTACTGCATAGCAAACCATAGACTCTCTTTTTTATCTAGGTTCTTGCTTAGCATTCAGAGTTGCTAATAAGGATAAGTTTCATACATATTTGTGTATGTAGTATTTGTGTATGTAGTACaggttttaaaatacaaatatcaatTACTGACTGATGTCTCACTAGTTATTATAGGTAGAGTTGTGCTAGAAAACCAAGATTGATTATTTCAACAAAGCATATCTAAATAAATGAGGACATCCAAAACATTGTACTTTTTAAGGTAAAAAATTGCCAGaccttttatatacattcacaACTTCTTTAAAGTTCTATTAAAACTCTCtatattctgtttttctgtAAGCAATGTTTGAAAACCTGGAACGCAGTAACAACACCTATATCACTGAATTTATTCTTTCTGGACTCACTACTCATGCAAAACTTCAGATTCCTTTCTTTCTGCTGTATTTATTGGTATATGTTATAACATTCCTGGGTAACACCACGATCATTGCCTTGATTAGAATGACACCAGGTCTGCAAACGCCAATGTACTTTTTCCTTATTAATCTATCATTTGTAGATATTTTGTATTCATCAACAATTACACCCAATAGTCTGGCTAACATTATCTCTGTGGATAAAACAATCTCCATCACTGGTTGTGCtacacaaatgtttttcttcattgCGCTAGCTAGTTCGGAAGGCATGCTACTTGCTGTTATGGCATATGACAGGTTTGTAGCCATATGTAAGCCACTGAATTATTCACTAATAATGAACAATCTGCAATGCCTTCAATTTGTTTGCACTGTGTACACTGCAGGATTTATCAACTCgctaatacatacatattgtgCCTTCAGAGTACCACTTTTTTGTTCAAGACAGGTAAATCACTTCTATTGTGATATCATTCCCATCTTGAAATTATCATGCCAAGACACGTTTCTCAGTGAAGTCTTGTTGTTTATAGTGGCTGGTTCTATAGAAGTTGGCTCATTattatgtatagttatatcTTATACATGGATTCtatttaacttatttaaaatCAGTTCTGTAAAACGTAGGCATAAGTGTCTCTCCACCTGTGCTTCTCACTTTACTTGTGTTGCTGTATTTTATTTCCCTGTTCTATTCACATACCTGAGACCAACTTCTTCATACTCTATGAACGAGGACTGGGTAGTATCTATATTTTATACAGTAATTATACCAATGCTGAACCCTATCATCTACAGCTTGCGAAATAAAGATGTAAaagatgctctgaaaaaagccAGGATGTAATTAAACTTTTAATTGTTAAATTGATGTTAAAGGGACAATGCCTCAAATTGCCCcaataaagaatacatattatagtgctttgtaaatatgttcatatgcattctttaaacatCCACTATGAAAAATAAGCCAATTCCCTTTAGGAGAAGCCGCAACTCCAGAGCTGAACCTCCACCATGGCCCCCTTTTGAATTTGCAAGGGTACacaaatgaaaatttaaagggcacACTCATGCCTATCACATGCCTATCACATGCCTCACATGCATATCATCAAAGTGTATCCGATGGCAGGAGTATCCCCTTAAATTCAAAAACTTATATGGAATTCTGGATAGGGTTTTCTTATAAGTTTACATTGTTGTTTACTgcaattattttctattttctctttatGTAGGCTCTCTGTACACTCACAAACGCTAGTCTGATATTGACTGGCTTTGTAGTCTGCGGATTTTGAGTGACACTTGCCACTTTGGAGTGTAGGCTCTCGGTAGGctagtaagtatttttttattctcatctCAAGTTTGATAATTCTAGTGTATTTCCCTGTCATGTCTTAAAACACACTAATTACATCAGAGCAGACTATCCTAAAAATACTGCTTTTCTCCCTCAAAGTGAATATATtgtgcaattatgttagcacagctagaaatgtaaTATGCATATGACAAGAAAGAGTAAGCAAACCCTTTGGAACTACCAACATCTATATAACTAAcgcaatctgttttaactaataatacACAATGTTCTTCATTGTTCTTGttcatattgaatacatcattaaaACATTCACAGTGGATTGGGAAAGGTATGTGAACcactaggctaatcacttcactTGAAGTCAGCAAACCAGTAGTCCAATAAATGAAACAAGATTTGAGGTGTATTTTAGAactactttgacataaaaaacactgaaacattttgagtttgctattctaAAACAGAacctgctgatgtgaaccatatCTCACAAAAAAGgaatctcagaagacctacaatcaagaatgtTTGATTTGCATAGAGCTGGAaaaggttacaaagtaatctcaaagagcttctatattcatcagtccagcgttagacaaattatttttaaatggagaCAATTTAGTACTGTGATTACTCTCCCTAAAAGTGGGCGTCCAGTGAAGATGACTCCAAGAGCTTAAGCAGTTGTGTGAGGAAGAATGGTCAAAAATTCCTCAACGTTTgcggttattgctgccaaaggaggttcgaACAGTTATTAAATTTAAGTTGAATTCTTAATGGTTGTGTTAAATAAAGCATGAAAGATTATGATtgtttgtgtttgtctataatTGTGACCtagttgtataatatatagagacAGATACAAATAGGTTCAGATACAGAAATTATGTTAAGCTGTCTGTCATCTGTTGACCTTGGGCATTCACAACCCTGTTTGTAATCAACAGACatttgttgcattttcagtGATTTTTAATGCTTTAAGAACCCATGCTGCTTTACGCTTGATAATGCAagaattttcttctttcattaCAGCTaaggttttcttttaaaaccattcctaaatattttatggttggagtcatgaaacatttttttctgtgtaataCCTTTATCATTGGGCCTGAAATCCCGAAAGGGTGTGTACATCCTGGCTGGCACCTACAGGAGATCCTGGCCTCCACCTAGGTGAGAGTTAAGGGTTATTATACATTAGTCTGGCAGTGCCCTCACTTAGTAATAATCCAGGGTATTGCAGTATAGTGTGCTAGGACACATATATCACACAGAACACAACAATAAAACAGTATAATTTTAAAAGTTTCTTGAAAAAGGAGTGTAACCTCTATATTAGGTTAGAACAGTAATAACAAACATTGAAACAGAGGTATATAGCAAATCCTTTAATAGCCAATATTAAAGGTACATTAATTTATGgatgtaaattataaaaaatgccTGCGTCAGCGGCGTCGGCAgggaggggcagagggggccatggcccaccctacagcatgctgtgccccccccgtgtgcccccccaattgaaacgccgtcttttttaaattttttttaatagacgcgGAGGCAGGGCCGgcacaccgagatgccattgcagcTGATGTGGGTGTGAGTCCTTAAGCGGCGttaagacacgctggccgctttaaaataattaagcggccagcgtgcctgcacagtgccgcccagtgtcctgttccatgtgactccgcccccttgagcggcacgtcacATCTTCAATGTGATGGGCTGCTCAaaggggcggagtcacacggaacagttAGAAGAGCACAGgtagaagagcacgttggaggacagcagcagtgaaggatggctgcaaaaacaaaagtattaaaaaaaattaaaaggttggggtaataggaggaaggggagccatattcaaaggagggggcaacaattaaatacaaaatgggggtggctagggggtataagtacacaacagggttgTTGGGGCacaacataaatcaatacacaaaggttgGGGTGGGTAgctgggttcaatatacatgggtcagtcattaacaatgcaaaggggggcatcaatacacaagggagggggcctggctggggacatcacataaattaatacacaagggtgttggggcataatgtacaaagggggctggctgggggcacaaatccacatggggcaatacacaagggtgtggggggaaatacattaaaaccaaatgggggctggctggggcatcaatacacaagggggaggacaaacaaacagcaaaccagtgtggaaagcattttggatgtgggtgtcagtgtggcagagcctgtcctggtgtgtgtgtgtgtgtgtttgggggtaggtgtggcagagcctgtcctggtgtgtgtgtttcgctgtctgtgtggcagagcctgtcctggtgtgtgtgtgtgtgtttgtgtggcagagcctgtcctggtgtgtgtgtgtgggtgttgatgtggcagggcctgttctggtgtgtgtgtttggctgtctgtgtggcagggcctgtcctggtgtgtgtgtgtgtgtgtgtttgggtgtcggtgtggcagagcctgtcctggtgtgtgtgtctgggtgtcggtgtggcagagcctgtcctggtgtgtgtgtgtgtgtgtgtgtgtgtttgggtgtcggtgtggcagagcctgtcctggtgtgtgtgtttgggtgtcggtgtggcagagcctgtcctggtgtgtgtgtctgggtgtcagtgtggcagagcctgtcttggtgtgtctgtttgggtgtcggtgttgcagagcctgtactggtgtcagggcgggctgtttggggacaaaattggctcacgctgggctgtttggggacaaagttggctcactctcgactgcaatttgttaatgttatcttgtgCTATGTTGTGCTGGtggggttctatgtgggcagtgtggacaccagggctggtgaGCTGCATCCTGTGAGCtatacctgtaatttagggggttttatctatacctttaatgcagagtttttatgtgaattccatttcatatatacctgcaaagctgggttttgtgtcattctgtggatctgtatctgctatgttttcatacattatttatgtttacctgcaaatataggatttgtatgtcttattcaattgatcaatacctggagtgctgtttccatgtgttgtttatttgatctttaccttcagtgctgagtttatatgtgatttccagttcatctatacctgcaatgctgggtttgtgtgttctgttggtttatacttgcaatgctatgtttccatacattatttatgtatacctgcaaatacaaggtttttttttgtcttattcagttgcatgtgctgtttccatgtgttctttatttgatctatacctgaactacagggtgtaagtaaaagggcgttatggtttagtgaatgaggggacaaagggatgattacaggggagaggacctctcaatgtcacggtgcagtc includes the following:
- the LOC128491418 gene encoding olfactory receptor 5F1-like, with amino-acid sequence MFENLERSNNTYITEFILSGLTTHAKLQIPFFLLYLLVYVITFLGNTTIIALIRMTPGLQTPMYFFLINLSFVDILYSSTITPNSLANIISVDKTISITGCATQMFFFIALASSEGMLLAVMAYDRFVAICKPLNYSLIMNNLQCLQFVCTVYTAGFINSLIHTYCAFRVPLFCSRQVNHFYCDIIPILKLSCQDTFLSEVLLFIVAGSIEVGSLLCIVISYTWILFNLFKISSVKRRHKCLSTCASHFTCVAVFYFPVLFTYLRPTSSYSMNEDWVVSIFYTVIIPMLNPIIYSLRNKDVKDALKKARM